One Sander vitreus isolate 19-12246 chromosome 22, sanVit1, whole genome shotgun sequence DNA segment encodes these proteins:
- the acot9.1 gene encoding acyl-coenzyme A thioesterase 9, mitochondrial isoform X2, with translation MLSPRFLLLRSAASFTVRSFCTGGVSKPGRALDMAEGDPLLHVSNVRNRLREIVGASTNWRDHQQAMSERLSLSSMLAKSQNDLPAKTMKDSYLEVHLPLGSEPQLREKYLTFHNTVRFGRILEDLDSLAVLISYSHTYNQTLKRSPLSIVTALVDKIDMRQHVIYPDCDIKFTGHVTWVGKTSIEAKMHMSQYVNGEYTPVLDATFVMVARDPENKRAAFVNPLKPEGPEEEKLFQEGEANKSRRVALSTASLLKVAPTDEERKIVHSLFLNTLDTKTVSFRSRILPPNSVWMEDAKVKGLEICHPQERNIFNRIFGGFLMRKAYELGWANACSFGGCRPNLVAVDDILFQKPVDIGSLLLLSSQVCYTQGNHIQVRVHSEVFDPLTRQHNTTNVFHFTFISDRGVPNIIPMTYGESMLYLDGKRHFNQTVEP, from the exons GTTCCTGCTGCTGCGGTCAGCTGCGTCCTTCACGGTCAGGTCCTTCTGCACGGGGGGCGTGTCCAAGCCTGGCAGGGCGCTGGACATGGCAGAAG GAGATCCACTTTTACACGTGTCTAATG tgcGAAACAGGCTGAGAGAAATCGTGGGAGCTTCCACTAACTGGAG GGACCACCAGCAGGCCATGTCGGAGCGCCTGTCGCTGTCGTCCATGTTGGCAAAGTCTCAGAACGATCTTCCAGCCAAGACGATGAAGGACAGCTACCTGGAGGTGCACCTGCCTCTGGGCTCCGAGCCACAGCTCCGAGAGAAATACCTCACCTTCCACAACACtgtcag GTTTGGGAGGATCCTGGAGGACTTGGACAGTTTAGCAG tCCTCATCTCTTACTCTCACACCTACAATCAGACACTGAAGAGGTCTCCTCTGTCCATCGTCACCGCCCTGGTGGATAAGATCG ACATGAGGCAGCACGTCATCTATCCTGACTGCGACATCAAGTTCACCGGTCATGTGACGTGGGTGGGAAAGACTTCTATTGAAGCCAAGATGCACATGTCacag TACGTTAATGGAGAGTATACCCCGGTTCTGGATGCTACATTTGTCATGGTGGCACGGGATCCAGAAAACAAGAG GGCAGCTTTTGTAAATCCACTGAAGCCTGAAGGTCCAGAGGAGGAGAAACTTTTCCAGGAAGGAGAAG cTAATAAATCCCGCCGTGTGGCTCTGAGCACTGCGTCGCTGCTGAAGGTGGCGCCCACCGACGAGGAGAGGAAGATCGTACACAGTCTGTTCCTCAACACGCTGGACACAAA GACGGTCAGTTTCCGCAGCAGAATTCTGCCTCCAAACTCAGTGTGGATGGAAGACGCCAAAGTGAAAGGACTGGAGATCTGCCACCCTCAG gagAGGAACATCTTCAACAGGATATTTGGAGGTTTTCTGATGAGGAAAGCCTACGAGTTGGGCTGGGCCAACGCCTGCTCCTTCGG AGGATGTCGACCCAATCTGGTGGCTGTTGATGATATCCTCTTCCAGAAACCCGTGGACATCGgctcgctgctgctgctctcatcGCAG GTGTGTTACACACAGGGGAATCACATCCAGGTCAGAGTTCACAGCGAGGTGTTTGACCCTCTGACCCGCCAGCACAACACCACCAACGTCTTCCACTTCACCTTCATTTCTGACCGCGGCGTCCCCAACATCATCCCAATGACATACGgag
- the acot9.1 gene encoding acyl-coenzyme A thioesterase 9, mitochondrial isoform X3, with protein sequence MLSPRFLLLRSAASFTVRSFCTGGVSKPGRALDMAEVRNRLREIVGASTNWRDHQQAMSERLSLSSMLAKSQNDLPAKTMKDSYLEVHLPLGSEPQLREKYLTFHNTVRFGRILEDLDSLAVLISYSHTYNQTLKRSPLSIVTALVDKIDMRQHVIYPDCDIKFTGHVTWVGKTSIEAKMHMSQYVNGEYTPVLDATFVMVARDPENKRAAFVNPLKPEGPEEEKLFQEGEANKSRRVALSTASLLKVAPTDEERKIVHSLFLNTLDTKTVSFRSRILPPNSVWMEDAKVKGLEICHPQERNIFNRIFGGFLMRKAYELGWANACSFGGCRPNLVAVDDILFQKPVDIGSLLLLSSQVCYTQGNHIQVRVHSEVFDPLTRQHNTTNVFHFTFISDRGVPNIIPMTYGESMLYLDGKRHFNQTVEP encoded by the exons GTTCCTGCTGCTGCGGTCAGCTGCGTCCTTCACGGTCAGGTCCTTCTGCACGGGGGGCGTGTCCAAGCCTGGCAGGGCGCTGGACATGGCAGAAG tgcGAAACAGGCTGAGAGAAATCGTGGGAGCTTCCACTAACTGGAG GGACCACCAGCAGGCCATGTCGGAGCGCCTGTCGCTGTCGTCCATGTTGGCAAAGTCTCAGAACGATCTTCCAGCCAAGACGATGAAGGACAGCTACCTGGAGGTGCACCTGCCTCTGGGCTCCGAGCCACAGCTCCGAGAGAAATACCTCACCTTCCACAACACtgtcag GTTTGGGAGGATCCTGGAGGACTTGGACAGTTTAGCAG tCCTCATCTCTTACTCTCACACCTACAATCAGACACTGAAGAGGTCTCCTCTGTCCATCGTCACCGCCCTGGTGGATAAGATCG ACATGAGGCAGCACGTCATCTATCCTGACTGCGACATCAAGTTCACCGGTCATGTGACGTGGGTGGGAAAGACTTCTATTGAAGCCAAGATGCACATGTCacag TACGTTAATGGAGAGTATACCCCGGTTCTGGATGCTACATTTGTCATGGTGGCACGGGATCCAGAAAACAAGAG GGCAGCTTTTGTAAATCCACTGAAGCCTGAAGGTCCAGAGGAGGAGAAACTTTTCCAGGAAGGAGAAG cTAATAAATCCCGCCGTGTGGCTCTGAGCACTGCGTCGCTGCTGAAGGTGGCGCCCACCGACGAGGAGAGGAAGATCGTACACAGTCTGTTCCTCAACACGCTGGACACAAA GACGGTCAGTTTCCGCAGCAGAATTCTGCCTCCAAACTCAGTGTGGATGGAAGACGCCAAAGTGAAAGGACTGGAGATCTGCCACCCTCAG gagAGGAACATCTTCAACAGGATATTTGGAGGTTTTCTGATGAGGAAAGCCTACGAGTTGGGCTGGGCCAACGCCTGCTCCTTCGG AGGATGTCGACCCAATCTGGTGGCTGTTGATGATATCCTCTTCCAGAAACCCGTGGACATCGgctcgctgctgctgctctcatcGCAG GTGTGTTACACACAGGGGAATCACATCCAGGTCAGAGTTCACAGCGAGGTGTTTGACCCTCTGACCCGCCAGCACAACACCACCAACGTCTTCCACTTCACCTTCATTTCTGACCGCGGCGTCCCCAACATCATCCCAATGACATACGgag
- the acot9.1 gene encoding acyl-coenzyme A thioesterase 9, mitochondrial isoform X1, producing the protein MFSCPHAGCRFLLLRSAASFTVRSFCTGGVSKPGRALDMAEVRNRLREIVGASTNWRDHQQAMSERLSLSSMLAKSQNDLPAKTMKDSYLEVHLPLGSEPQLREKYLTFHNTVRFGRILEDLDSLAVLISYSHTYNQTLKRSPLSIVTALVDKIDMRQHVIYPDCDIKFTGHVTWVGKTSIEAKMHMSQYVNGEYTPVLDATFVMVARDPENKRAAFVNPLKPEGPEEEKLFQEGEANKSRRVALSTASLLKVAPTDEERKIVHSLFLNTLDTKTVSFRSRILPPNSVWMEDAKVKGLEICHPQERNIFNRIFGGFLMRKAYELGWANACSFGGCRPNLVAVDDILFQKPVDIGSLLLLSSQVCYTQGNHIQVRVHSEVFDPLTRQHNTTNVFHFTFISDRGVPNIIPMTYGESMLYLDGKRHFNQTVEP; encoded by the exons ATGTTCTCGTGTCCTCATGCTGGCTGCAGGTTCCTGCTGCTGCGGTCAGCTGCGTCCTTCACGGTCAGGTCCTTCTGCACGGGGGGCGTGTCCAAGCCTGGCAGGGCGCTGGACATGGCAGAAG tgcGAAACAGGCTGAGAGAAATCGTGGGAGCTTCCACTAACTGGAG GGACCACCAGCAGGCCATGTCGGAGCGCCTGTCGCTGTCGTCCATGTTGGCAAAGTCTCAGAACGATCTTCCAGCCAAGACGATGAAGGACAGCTACCTGGAGGTGCACCTGCCTCTGGGCTCCGAGCCACAGCTCCGAGAGAAATACCTCACCTTCCACAACACtgtcag GTTTGGGAGGATCCTGGAGGACTTGGACAGTTTAGCAG tCCTCATCTCTTACTCTCACACCTACAATCAGACACTGAAGAGGTCTCCTCTGTCCATCGTCACCGCCCTGGTGGATAAGATCG ACATGAGGCAGCACGTCATCTATCCTGACTGCGACATCAAGTTCACCGGTCATGTGACGTGGGTGGGAAAGACTTCTATTGAAGCCAAGATGCACATGTCacag TACGTTAATGGAGAGTATACCCCGGTTCTGGATGCTACATTTGTCATGGTGGCACGGGATCCAGAAAACAAGAG GGCAGCTTTTGTAAATCCACTGAAGCCTGAAGGTCCAGAGGAGGAGAAACTTTTCCAGGAAGGAGAAG cTAATAAATCCCGCCGTGTGGCTCTGAGCACTGCGTCGCTGCTGAAGGTGGCGCCCACCGACGAGGAGAGGAAGATCGTACACAGTCTGTTCCTCAACACGCTGGACACAAA GACGGTCAGTTTCCGCAGCAGAATTCTGCCTCCAAACTCAGTGTGGATGGAAGACGCCAAAGTGAAAGGACTGGAGATCTGCCACCCTCAG gagAGGAACATCTTCAACAGGATATTTGGAGGTTTTCTGATGAGGAAAGCCTACGAGTTGGGCTGGGCCAACGCCTGCTCCTTCGG AGGATGTCGACCCAATCTGGTGGCTGTTGATGATATCCTCTTCCAGAAACCCGTGGACATCGgctcgctgctgctgctctcatcGCAG GTGTGTTACACACAGGGGAATCACATCCAGGTCAGAGTTCACAGCGAGGTGTTTGACCCTCTGACCCGCCAGCACAACACCACCAACGTCTTCCACTTCACCTTCATTTCTGACCGCGGCGTCCCCAACATCATCCCAATGACATACGgag